Sequence from the Pontibacter pudoricolor genome:
TGTCATTTCATCCAGCGATGCACCCATACTCAGCACCTCGATCTGAAGCGCTTGAATGCGGTCAGTTTCTTTTATCCGCAGACTTTCTAGGCCAGTCATTTCCAGCGTTACACCTAAGGCTGCACATAACGCAACTATAGTCTGGGCAAGATCCGGGCAGTTGGTAAAGTCGAAAGCCACTTTTTTCTCGCAGTGTTTCTTTGTAAGCCTGATACCTTCAACTGTAAATTCGGTGTAAACACCCAGCCGGCTCATCATATCAACTATAGCCCTGTCGCCTTGAAAGGAATCTTCTTTAAGTCCAGGCAGCGTAATATCTGCTTCTTTGGCAAGCCCCACCATACTATACCAATAACTGGCCGCTGACCAATCGGGTTCAACAGCAAAGGTGGCAGGTTTATAGTTCTGGTTAGGTACAGCTATAGTATTCCCCTCAAAAGTGGCCGATACGCCAAAATGCTGCATCAGCGAAAGTGTCATCTCAATATAAGGCCGGCTTCCGATTTTGCCTTCCAGTTCCAGTATCAACCCATCCGGCAGTAATGGTGCAATCATCAGCAAGGCAGAAATATACTGGCTACTGATATCGCTGCGCACTTTAAGTTGATTACTGCCAGTCCCTTTAAACCCTTTGATCCTGAGTGGCGGATAACCTTCCTCCTGTAAGTAATCTATAGTTGCTCCTAACTCGCGCAGGGCCTCTACCAGAATTTTTATGGGCCGCTGGCACATGCGTTCAGTTCCTGTCAGCGTTTTTTGCTGGCCTGTTACTGCATAATAAGCCGTCAGAAAACGCATTACAGTTCCGGCATCTTCCGCATCTATAGTTGCAGCATCACTTTTGAGCAGACGCTGCAGCAGTTGGGTATCGTTGGCTTCAGATAAGTTTTGAATATCAGAGTTGCCGCCGGCCAGCGCTGCTATAATCAACGCACGGTTAGCTTCGCTTTTGGAAGCGGGCAGGTTTATAGTTCCGGAAAGTACACCTGTCGGGTGAGAGAGCGTAACAGTTTGTATCATAGTAAGGAGTAATAGCGCAGTGCTTCCTGTATTTCGGGTAAGGTAACGGGTTGGTCGTATACTGCACTCCCTATACGGTGCAGCAGGGTACAGTTTATAGTTGCGCCGGTATTCTTTTTATCCTGCAACGCGAAACGGCTTATAGTCTGAATCTCGTCTTCGCTAAACGGCACCTTTTCGTACACCGAAATCAGGAAAGTTTCGATCTTGTCGAGGGACTCTTTCGGAAGCAGCTCCTTTTTTACGGACAGGAATGCTTCGCAGAGCATTCCGATAGCAATGGCTTCACCGTGCAGTAACTCGCGACCCGGTTTCTCCATCAGGAAGCTTTCTACAGCGTGCCCTACCGTGTGGCCGAAGTTCAGCACTTTTCGGTAACCGGCCTCTAACGGATCAGCTTCAACAACAGCGGATTTTATAGCTACCGAATGCCTAATAAGGTCTTCCCAGTTCTCTGTAAAAAGCCCGATGTGGCGCTGTGCTTCAAACATTTCCCCATCAGCAATAAGCCAGTGTTTAATAATCTCAGCGTACCCTGATTTGATTTCGCGCTGCGGCAGAGTTTGCAGAAACCCAGGGTTAATAAATACGGCAACTGGTTCTTTATAAACCCCGATATGATTTTTAAGTCCATGGAAATCGACACCGGTTTTGCCACCAACGCTGGCATCAACCTGCGCCAGTAAGGTAGTTGGCACCTGCACAAAATACAGCCCGCGCTTAAATAAAGCTGCGCAAAAACCACCCATGTCCCCTATCACGCCGCCGCCCAAATTTACCAGCACCGACCAGCGGTCCAGGTTCAGTTCCGTCATGCGTTGCCAGATGTACTCGCAGGTTTGCAGGGTTTTGTGTATTTCGCCGCTTTGTATCTGAATAAGATGATGCTCCGGCAAATATGGTTTAACCAACGGGTAGCAGTGCGCCAGTGTATTTTCATCTACCAGCACCGCAACTCTACTGAATGCACGGTTCAACAACAGCTCTTTCAACAGCTGCAGTGCATCGGAGCCTATAGTTATCGTTTCAGTCAAATTTAGTTTAGGGGTTATAGAGTTTAAGAGTTAAAGAGTTTAGGAATTTTTATAGTTAGGATAATAACCACACGATCGCACAAAAAGAGAGTATAAAGGTGCAATAGAACAACTTTGTAACTTATCCTTTACTAACGCTCTAACTCCTAAACTCCCAAACTCTTTAACTCGCGAACTATTAATCCTCTTTATTTAAAATCCGGGTTTGTATCCGGATAGATTCCGTGTGGATCAGGCGGTATAGTTCGGCTACGAAGTCGGGATTCATGCCCAGTTCTTTTGCCCATTCAGGCCGGCTTCTGAATATATCTTTCCAGCGGCTTATCTGTAGTATCTGTACGTTATTTTGTTTTTTATAGTATCCTATCTGCTCTACTAATTCCATCCGCCTGGTAAGTGCTCTTAAAATCTGCTGGTCGGCTTCGTCAATCTGCAGGCGTAGTTTCTCGGCACGGTTTATAAGTTCCTGGTCATCGTAAGTGGTTTTGCGAACCTGTAGTTTTGATAAAATCTCCTTCAAACCGGCAGGCGTTACCTGTTGTTCCGGGTCGCTGAGCGCATTGGCCGGGTCCGGGTGCGACTCCAGCATAATGCCATCGTAGCCCAAATCCAGCGCTTTTTGTGCAACAGGTAACAGTAACTCCCGGTTGCCGGCAATGTGGCTAGGGTCAACTATAAGTGGCAAACTTCTGAACTTCGACTTAAGCTCAATCGGTATCTGCCAGAACGGCACATTTCTATATTTTGATCTTTCATAACTGGAGAAACCACGGTGTATGGCAGCCACATCGGTAATACCCGCATTATACACACGTTCCAATGCTCCGATCCACAAAGCCAGGTCCGGGTTAACAGGGTTCTTTACCATCACAGGTACGTTGGCGCCTTTTAGGGCATCGGCAATTTCCTGCACGGCAAATGGATTTACGGTTGTGCGGGCACCAATCCACAGCACATCAATCTCCTGCTTCAGGGCTTCTTCTACGTGGCGGGCGGTGGCCACTTCGGTACTTACGCGCATGCCTAGTTCCCGCTTTACCCTACCCAGCCACTGTAACCCCTGCAAGCCAATCCCTTCAAAAGAGTTTGGCCGCGAACGTGGTTTCCAGATGCCGGCCCGGAACAGATCAACCTGCTGCTCGCGCAAAGCCAGTGCCGTCTGCATCACCTGTTCTTCGCTCTCGGCGCTGCATGGTCCGGCAATAATGATCGGTCTTGTTTGGCCACCAGTTATCTGCCTGAAAAAATTATCTTCTCCCTTAAATTCCATTTATGAAATATGCTTGCTGCAAAGGTAGTGCAAATTGAAAAGTAAACTATAGCTAGTCCCAGGTTTAAAAGCCCCATGCTGTGCAGGTTGTAACTATAAATCTTACACAAAACAAATGGATAACTGTAGATGATGCACTATCTTTGCGCTTCTATACAATACAATTTATGAATCCTGTTTCAAACGTATCATTCGATAATACTGCCGTTGCATTTTCATCTAAGTCTGATACCGAGCTGTACAAAATGTACCTGCTTTTCAAGACAATGAACAATAATACGCTGGTAAAGTTTGGCGGTAAACTTTTAAATACGGCCATTAACCTGCACCTGCCGGTTAAATTCATTATTAAGCCAACGGTGTTCAGCCATTTTTGCGGCGGCGAAACCATTGAAGAATCAGAGCGAGCCATCAAGGAACTGAGCACTTATAATATCGGAACAATACTGGACTACTCGGTAGAAGGCGAAGGCAACGAAAAGAGCTTTGATGCTACGATGAATGAGCTTTTACGAACCGTAGAGAAAGCCCGTGGCAACAAGGCAATCCCTTTTTCGGTGTTTAAAATCACTGGCCTGATCAATATAAAGCTGCTGGAGAAAGTGCAGGCCGGAATTACCTTAACAGCAGCTGAAAAAACTGCTTTTGAACGTGGCCGTGAGCGTGTAAATACCATCTGCAAAAGATGCTACGAAGCCGATGTACGCGTTTTTGTAGATGCTGAAGAAAGCTGGATTCAGGAACCTATCGATAACCTGACCTATGAAATGATGGAGCTCTATAACAAAGAGAAAGCCATTGTTTACAACACCTATCAACTATACCGCCACGACCGCCTTGCTGTGCTGAAACGCGATTATGAGAATGCCGTGGCTAAAAACTATTACCTGGGCTGCAAACTGGTGCGTGGTGCCTACATGGAAAAAGAGGCCAAACGTGCCGCCGAAATAGGCTACGCAAATCCGATAAACCCAAGTAAGCAGGCTACCGATGATCTGTTTAACAAAGCGCTGCAGTTTTGTGTGGAGAACATCGATCGTATTGCTTTCTGTAACGGCACGCATAACGAGGCAAGCTGTTACCTGTTGATGGAGCTGATGGACAAACACAACATTGCCCGCAACGACGAGCGTGTATACTTTGCCCAGCTATTTGGTATGAGCGATAACCTGTCGTATAACCTGGCCAATGCCGGTTACAATGTAGCCAAGTATGTGCCGTATGGCCCTGTAAGAGAAGTAATGCCTTACCTGCTGCGCCGCGCCAACGAAAACACCGCTATTGCCGGACAGAGCAGCCGCGAGT
This genomic interval carries:
- a CDS encoding 3-phosphoshikimate 1-carboxyvinyltransferase, with amino-acid sequence MIQTVTLSHPTGVLSGTINLPASKSEANRALIIAALAGGNSDIQNLSEANDTQLLQRLLKSDAATIDAEDAGTVMRFLTAYYAVTGQQKTLTGTERMCQRPIKILVEALRELGATIDYLQEEGYPPLRIKGFKGTGSNQLKVRSDISSQYISALLMIAPLLPDGLILELEGKIGSRPYIEMTLSLMQHFGVSATFEGNTIAVPNQNYKPATFAVEPDWSAASYWYSMVGLAKEADITLPGLKEDSFQGDRAIVDMMSRLGVYTEFTVEGIRLTKKHCEKKVAFDFTNCPDLAQTIVALCAALGVTLEMTGLESLRIKETDRIQALQIEVLSMGASLDEMTPGVFRMEPAILTKRELTFRTYQDHRMAMAFAPIALLEPVQIQEPSVVRKSYPRFWEDLAKVGFEVITKEGGKINSAD
- the aroB gene encoding 3-dehydroquinate synthase, coding for MTETITIGSDALQLLKELLLNRAFSRVAVLVDENTLAHCYPLVKPYLPEHHLIQIQSGEIHKTLQTCEYIWQRMTELNLDRWSVLVNLGGGVIGDMGGFCAALFKRGLYFVQVPTTLLAQVDASVGGKTGVDFHGLKNHIGVYKEPVAVFINPGFLQTLPQREIKSGYAEIIKHWLIADGEMFEAQRHIGLFTENWEDLIRHSVAIKSAVVEADPLEAGYRKVLNFGHTVGHAVESFLMEKPGRELLHGEAIAIGMLCEAFLSVKKELLPKESLDKIETFLISVYEKVPFSEDEIQTISRFALQDKKNTGATINCTLLHRIGSAVYDQPVTLPEIQEALRYYSLL
- a CDS encoding bifunctional 3-deoxy-7-phosphoheptulonate synthase/chorismate mutase type II produces the protein MEFKGEDNFFRQITGGQTRPIIIAGPCSAESEEQVMQTALALREQQVDLFRAGIWKPRSRPNSFEGIGLQGLQWLGRVKRELGMRVSTEVATARHVEEALKQEIDVLWIGARTTVNPFAVQEIADALKGANVPVMVKNPVNPDLALWIGALERVYNAGITDVAAIHRGFSSYERSKYRNVPFWQIPIELKSKFRSLPLIVDPSHIAGNRELLLPVAQKALDLGYDGIMLESHPDPANALSDPEQQVTPAGLKEILSKLQVRKTTYDDQELINRAEKLRLQIDEADQQILRALTRRMELVEQIGYYKKQNNVQILQISRWKDIFRSRPEWAKELGMNPDFVAELYRLIHTESIRIQTRILNKED
- a CDS encoding proline dehydrogenase family protein, coding for MNPVSNVSFDNTAVAFSSKSDTELYKMYLLFKTMNNNTLVKFGGKLLNTAINLHLPVKFIIKPTVFSHFCGGETIEESERAIKELSTYNIGTILDYSVEGEGNEKSFDATMNELLRTVEKARGNKAIPFSVFKITGLINIKLLEKVQAGITLTAAEKTAFERGRERVNTICKRCYEADVRVFVDAEESWIQEPIDNLTYEMMELYNKEKAIVYNTYQLYRHDRLAVLKRDYENAVAKNYYLGCKLVRGAYMEKEAKRAAEIGYANPINPSKQATDDLFNKALQFCVENIDRIAFCNGTHNEASCYLLMELMDKHNIARNDERVYFAQLFGMSDNLSYNLANAGYNVAKYVPYGPVREVMPYLLRRANENTAIAGQSSREFTLISKEMHRRKATK